From uncultured Roseateles sp., the proteins below share one genomic window:
- a CDS encoding SpoVR family protein codes for MITIENRRHVGLAPRSDDFGGRRHRRVPPLQLRRLEQRPTERLPSPSDWTFELIEQYHAVIRQTAERYGLDTYPNQLEIITAEQMMDAYASVGMPVIYRHWSYGKEFITTEKNYKRGQMGLAYEIVINSDPCISYLMEENTLAMQALVIAHAAYGHNSFFKGNYLFGMWTDASSIIDYLVYARNYVSECESRHGMAQVEELLDSCHALMNHGVDRYRRPAKLSLAEEQARREDREAYAQRQINDMWRTLPRKAEPSEAAVAAARRFPEEPQENLLYFIEKNAPLLEPWQREIVRIVRKVAQYFYPQRQTQVMNEGWATFWHHRLLNQMYDDGYLADGMMIEWLKSHTNVIAQPPVGHRNYSGINPYALGFAMYTDIKRICEKPTDEDRQWFPDMAGSDWLPTLDHAMRNFKDESFIGQYLSPNLMREFRLFSILDDDKKSELEVSAIHDEAGYRQVREALSRQYDLGSREPNIQVWNVNLRGDRSLTLRHTQHNNRPLHDSAQEVLKHVARLWGFGVQLESVNGQGEVSKRWSVAAPTHP; via the coding sequence ATGATCACCATAGAAAACCGCCGCCACGTGGGCCTGGCCCCACGTTCCGATGACTTTGGCGGCCGCCGCCACCGCCGCGTGCCACCGCTGCAGCTCAGGCGGCTGGAGCAGCGCCCGACCGAGCGCCTGCCCTCGCCCAGCGACTGGACCTTCGAGCTGATCGAGCAGTACCACGCGGTGATACGCCAGACGGCCGAGCGCTATGGCCTGGACACCTATCCCAATCAGCTGGAGATCATCACCGCCGAACAGATGATGGACGCCTATGCCTCGGTGGGCATGCCGGTGATCTACCGTCACTGGAGCTACGGCAAGGAGTTCATCACCACCGAGAAGAACTACAAACGCGGCCAGATGGGCCTGGCCTACGAGATCGTCATCAACTCCGACCCCTGCATCTCCTATTTGATGGAGGAGAACACCCTGGCCATGCAGGCCCTGGTGATCGCCCATGCGGCCTATGGCCACAACAGCTTCTTCAAGGGCAACTACCTGTTCGGCATGTGGACCGATGCGTCCAGCATCATCGACTACCTGGTCTATGCGCGTAACTACGTCAGCGAGTGCGAGTCGCGCCACGGCATGGCCCAGGTCGAGGAGCTGCTCGATTCCTGCCATGCGCTGATGAACCATGGCGTGGACCGCTACCGCCGCCCGGCCAAGCTCTCGCTGGCCGAGGAGCAGGCCCGCCGCGAAGACCGCGAGGCCTATGCCCAGCGCCAGATCAACGATATGTGGCGCACCCTGCCCCGCAAGGCCGAACCGAGCGAGGCCGCGGTGGCAGCAGCCAGGCGCTTCCCCGAGGAGCCGCAGGAGAACCTGCTCTACTTCATCGAGAAGAACGCGCCGCTCTTGGAGCCCTGGCAACGCGAGATCGTGCGCATCGTGCGCAAGGTCGCCCAGTACTTCTATCCGCAGCGCCAGACCCAGGTCATGAACGAGGGCTGGGCCACCTTCTGGCACCACCGGCTCTTGAACCAGATGTATGACGATGGCTATCTGGCCGACGGCATGATGATCGAGTGGCTGAAGTCGCACACCAATGTCATCGCCCAGCCGCCGGTGGGCCACCGCAACTACAGCGGCATCAACCCCTATGCGCTGGGTTTTGCGATGTACACCGACATCAAGCGCATCTGCGAAAAGCCGACCGACGAGGACCGCCAGTGGTTCCCCGACATGGCCGGCAGCGACTGGCTGCCGACGCTCGACCACGCGATGCGCAACTTCAAGGACGAGAGCTTCATCGGCCAGTACCTGTCGCCCAATCTGATGCGCGAGTTCCGGCTGTTCTCCATCCTCGACGACGACAAGAAAAGCGAGCTGGAGGTTTCGGCCATCCATGACGAGGCCGGCTACCGCCAGGTGCGCGAGGCCTTGTCGCGGCAATACGACCTCGGCTCACGCGAGCCCAATATCCAGGTCTGGAATGTCAATCTGCGCGGCGACCGGTCGCTCACGCTGCGCCACACCCAGCACAACAACCGGCCCCTGCACGACAGCGCCCAGGAGGTGCTCAAGCATGTGGCACGGCTGTGGGGCTTTGGCGTGCAACTGGAGAGCGTCAACGGCCAGGGCGAGGTCAGCAAGCGCTGGTCGGTGGCGGCGCCCACCCATCCCTGA
- a CDS encoding YeaH/YhbH family protein, whose amino-acid sequence MLQQIIDRRLSGKNKSIGNRERFLRRHKEQIREAVKRAVDGRGIRDMERGEDVHIPKRDLSEPVFGHDQGGTREIVHPGNQDYMRGDRIKRPEGGGGKGGGGGEASDSGEGDDDFVFHLSKEEFMQVFFDDLALPNLTRTQIADTPEWKTHRAGFVTDGTPTNLHVVRSMRGALGRRIALGMTPRRELEECEQELQALLARPQDAAAQAQVAELQARIVTLRARIQRIPFLDPIDLRFRSRVRTPVPTSRAVMFCVMDVSGSMDEARKDLAKRFFILLYLFLTRHYEKIEVVFIRHHTQAQEVDEQNFFHATETGGTVVSSALVLMDEIIRTRYPSGDWNIYGAQASDGDNWHHDSGRCRELLADKILPMCRYFAYVQVAEQEQNLWEEYQRLIGVETHFAMRKAIEPAQIYPVFRDLFKKEGAPA is encoded by the coding sequence ATGCTTCAGCAAATCATTGATCGTCGCCTGTCAGGGAAAAACAAGTCGATAGGCAACCGCGAGCGATTCCTGCGCCGCCACAAGGAGCAGATACGCGAGGCGGTGAAGCGCGCGGTCGATGGCCGCGGCATCCGCGACATGGAGCGTGGCGAGGATGTGCACATCCCCAAGCGCGACCTCAGCGAGCCGGTGTTCGGCCATGACCAGGGCGGCACGCGCGAGATCGTCCACCCCGGCAATCAGGACTATATGCGGGGCGATCGCATCAAGCGGCCCGAGGGCGGTGGCGGCAAGGGCGGCGGTGGCGGCGAGGCCAGTGACTCGGGCGAGGGCGATGACGACTTCGTCTTCCACCTCAGCAAGGAAGAGTTCATGCAGGTCTTCTTCGACGACCTGGCCCTGCCGAACCTGACCCGCACGCAGATTGCCGACACGCCGGAGTGGAAGACCCACCGCGCCGGCTTCGTCACCGATGGCACGCCGACCAACTTACATGTGGTGCGCTCGATGCGCGGCGCTCTGGGCCGTCGCATCGCGCTGGGCATGACGCCGCGCCGTGAGCTGGAGGAATGTGAGCAGGAGCTTCAGGCCCTGCTGGCGCGGCCACAGGATGCCGCCGCCCAGGCCCAGGTGGCCGAGCTGCAGGCGCGCATCGTCACCCTGCGGGCGCGCATCCAGCGCATTCCCTTCCTCGATCCGATCGACCTGCGCTTTCGCAGCCGCGTGCGCACGCCGGTGCCGACCAGCCGGGCGGTGATGTTCTGCGTGATGGATGTGTCGGGCTCGATGGACGAGGCGCGCAAAGACCTGGCCAAGCGCTTCTTCATCCTGCTCTATCTGTTCCTGACCCGGCACTACGAGAAGATCGAGGTCGTCTTCATCCGCCACCACACGCAGGCGCAGGAGGTGGACGAGCAGAACTTCTTCCATGCCACCGAGACCGGCGGCACCGTCGTCTCCAGCGCCCTGGTGCTGATGGACGAGATCATCCGCACCCGCTATCCCAGCGGCGACTGGAATATCTATGGCGCCCAGGCCAGCGATGGCGACAACTGGCACCACGACAGCGGCCGCTGCCGCGAGCTGCTGGCCGACAAGATTTTGCCGATGTGCCGCTACTTTGCCTATGTGCAGGTGGCCGAGCAGGAGCAGAACCTGTGGGAGGAGTACCAGCGCCTGATCGGCGTCGAGACCCACTTCGCGATGCGCAAGGCCATCGAGCCGGCACAGATTTATCCGGTGTTCCGCGATCTGTTCAAGAAGGAAGGAGCGCCCGCATGA
- a CDS encoding PrkA family serine protein kinase produces the protein MDVISSFTARFERTREEEISLEDYLAECKRNPMAYATAAERMLKAIGDPQQIDTRNDTRLSRLFANKTIKIYPAFAEFYGMEDAIEQVVSYFRHAAQGLEEKKQILYLLGPVGGGKSSIAERLKQLAEQVPFYAIKGSPVNESPLGLFDAAEDGQILEQEYGIPRRYLNRILSPWAVKRLDEFQGDIRKFKVVRRFPSVLKQVGISKTEPGDENNQDISSLVGKVDIRKLETYAQDDPDAYSYSGGLCLANQGLLEFVEMFKAPIKVLHPLLTATQEGNYKGTEGFGAIPFDGVVLAHSNESEWKAFRNNKNNEAFLDRIYIVKVPYCLRVSEEVKIYEKLLRGSSLANATCAPGTLKMMSQFAILTRLKEPENSALYSKMQIYDGENLKDTDPRAKSYQEYRDYAGVDEGMNGISTRFAYKILSKVFNFDNSEIAANPVHLMYVLEQQIEREQFAPELEQKYVGYIKELLAPRYAEFIGKEIQTAYLESYSEYGQNIFDRYVTYADYWIQDQEYRDTDTGEVFDRVALNGELEKIEKPAGISNPKDFRNEIVNFVLRARAGNAGKNPLWTSYEKLRTVIEKKMFSNTEELLPVISFNAKASVDEVKKHEDFVNRMVNKGYTPKQVRLLCEWYLRVRKSS, from the coding sequence ATGGACGTGATCAGCAGCTTTACCGCCCGGTTCGAACGCACCCGCGAAGAAGAGATTTCGCTCGAGGACTATCTTGCCGAATGCAAGCGCAACCCGATGGCCTATGCGACGGCCGCCGAGCGCATGCTCAAGGCCATAGGCGATCCGCAACAGATAGACACGCGCAACGACACGCGCCTGAGCCGGCTGTTCGCCAACAAGACGATCAAGATCTACCCCGCCTTTGCCGAGTTCTACGGCATGGAAGACGCGATCGAGCAGGTGGTCAGCTACTTCCGTCACGCCGCCCAAGGTCTCGAAGAAAAGAAGCAGATCCTCTATTTGCTGGGCCCGGTCGGCGGCGGCAAGAGCTCGATCGCCGAGCGGCTCAAGCAGCTGGCCGAGCAGGTGCCTTTCTATGCGATCAAGGGCTCGCCGGTGAACGAGTCGCCACTGGGCCTGTTCGATGCCGCCGAGGACGGCCAGATTCTGGAGCAGGAGTACGGCATCCCCCGCCGCTACCTGAACCGCATCCTGAGCCCCTGGGCCGTCAAGCGCCTGGACGAGTTCCAGGGCGACATCCGCAAGTTCAAGGTCGTGCGGCGCTTCCCCAGCGTACTCAAGCAGGTCGGTATCTCCAAGACCGAGCCGGGCGATGAGAACAACCAGGACATCTCGTCCCTGGTCGGCAAGGTCGACATCCGCAAGCTCGAAACCTATGCCCAGGACGACCCCGACGCCTACAGCTACTCCGGCGGCCTGTGCCTGGCCAACCAGGGCCTGCTCGAGTTCGTCGAAATGTTCAAGGCGCCGATCAAGGTGCTGCACCCCCTGCTGACGGCCACCCAGGAGGGCAATTACAAGGGCACCGAGGGCTTTGGCGCGATCCCGTTCGACGGCGTTGTGCTGGCCCACAGCAACGAGAGCGAGTGGAAGGCCTTCCGCAACAACAAGAACAACGAGGCCTTCCTCGACCGCATCTACATCGTCAAGGTGCCCTACTGCCTGCGCGTCAGCGAAGAGGTCAAGATCTATGAGAAGCTGCTGCGCGGCTCCTCGCTGGCCAACGCCACCTGCGCGCCCGGCACCCTGAAGATGATGAGCCAGTTCGCCATCCTGACGCGCCTGAAAGAGCCCGAAAACTCGGCCCTGTACTCGAAGATGCAGATCTACGACGGCGAGAACCTGAAGGACACCGACCCCCGCGCCAAGAGCTACCAGGAGTACCGCGACTACGCCGGCGTCGATGAGGGCATGAACGGCATCTCCACCCGCTTTGCCTACAAGATCCTGTCCAAGGTCTTCAACTTCGACAACAGCGAGATTGCCGCCAACCCGGTGCACCTGATGTATGTGCTGGAGCAGCAGATCGAGCGCGAGCAGTTCGCACCCGAGCTGGAACAAAAGTACGTCGGCTACATCAAGGAGTTGCTGGCGCCCCGCTATGCCGAGTTCATCGGCAAGGAGATACAGACCGCCTATCTGGAAAGCTATAGCGAGTACGGTCAGAACATCTTCGACCGCTACGTCACCTATGCCGACTACTGGATACAGGACCAGGAATACCGCGATACCGACACCGGCGAGGTGTTCGACCGCGTGGCGCTGAACGGCGAGCTGGAGAAGATCGAGAAGCCCGCCGGCATCAGCAACCCCAAGGATTTCCGCAACGAGATCGTCAACTTCGTGCTGCGCGCCCGGGCCGGCAATGCGGGCAAGAACCCCTTGTGGACCAGCTACGAGAAGCTGCGCACGGTGATAGAGAAGAAGATGTTCTCCAACACCGAGGAGTTGTTGCCGGTGATCAGCTTCAACGCCAAGGCCAGCGTCGACGAGGTCAAGAAGCACGAGGACTTCGTCAATCGCATGGTCAACAAGGGTTACACGCCCAAGCAGGTGAGGCTGCTGTGCGAGTGGTATCTGAGAGTCAGGAAGAGTTCGTGA
- a CDS encoding ParB/RepB/Spo0J family partition protein yields the protein MVTKKPKGLGLGLEALLGPKVSDAPAAASGEPSTLRLEQMQAGKYQPRTHMDEGSLYELAESIKAQGIMQPILVRPVGDKRYEIIAGERRFRAAKLAGLREVPVLVKVVPDEAAAAMALIENIQREDLNPLEEAQGLQRLVTEFHLTHEQAAQAVGRSRSAASNLLRLLQLSEPVQQMLMAGDIDMGHARALLPLDGAQQILSANEIVAKKMSVREAEKLVARNTSTRQKPLLRVAKDKPRDLQRIEQQLSDSLTAQVEIRVKKRTKRGEQGEVAIQFGSLEELNGLLEKLGLSNS from the coding sequence ATGGTCACCAAAAAACCCAAAGGTCTGGGCCTCGGTCTGGAAGCATTGCTGGGCCCCAAGGTCAGCGACGCTCCCGCCGCCGCCTCGGGCGAACCCAGCACCCTGAGACTCGAACAGATGCAGGCCGGCAAGTACCAGCCGCGCACGCATATGGACGAGGGCTCGCTGTACGAGCTGGCCGAGAGCATCAAGGCCCAGGGCATCATGCAGCCCATCCTGGTGCGACCGGTCGGCGACAAGCGCTACGAGATCATCGCCGGCGAACGGCGCTTCCGCGCGGCCAAGCTGGCCGGCCTGCGCGAGGTGCCGGTGCTGGTCAAGGTCGTGCCGGACGAGGCCGCAGCCGCGATGGCGCTGATCGAGAACATCCAGCGCGAGGACCTCAATCCGCTGGAGGAGGCCCAGGGCCTGCAGCGCCTGGTCACCGAGTTCCATCTGACCCACGAGCAGGCCGCCCAGGCGGTGGGCCGTTCGCGCAGTGCGGCCAGCAATCTGCTGCGGCTGCTGCAACTGTCCGAGCCGGTGCAGCAAATGCTGATGGCGGGTGATATCGACATGGGCCATGCCCGCGCCTTGCTGCCTTTGGATGGTGCGCAGCAAATCCTCAGCGCGAATGAAATCGTCGCCAAGAAGATGAGCGTGCGCGAGGCCGAGAAGCTGGTCGCCCGCAACACCTCGACGCGCCAGAAGCCGCTGCTGCGCGTGGCCAAGGACAAGCCCCGCGACCTGCAGCGCATCGAGCAGCAGCTGTCCGATTCGCTGACCGCACAGGTCGAGATCCGCGTCAAGAAACGCACCAAGCGCGGCGAGCAGGGCGAGGTCGCGATCCAGTTCGGCTCGCTGGAAGAGTTGAACGGCCTGCTGGAAAAGTTGGGCCTGAGCAACAGCTGA
- a CDS encoding alpha/beta hydrolase: MTTHKHRVLLLPGWLNSDPGHWQSLWEQHFGYTRVEQSNWEWPLRGDWMMRLDETLLADDSLLEAPAILVAHSLGCQLVAAWAAHSQHTARVHAALLVAPPDPEREDMPPQLHGWRPIVRGKLPFPATVVISSDDPYCAPERALAMAHDWGAEVVQLGAHGHINTESGLGLWPEGQVLLDALSRKQ, encoded by the coding sequence ATGACAACCCATAAGCATCGCGTACTGCTATTGCCCGGCTGGCTGAATTCCGACCCCGGCCACTGGCAAAGCCTGTGGGAGCAGCATTTCGGCTACACCCGCGTCGAACAATCCAACTGGGAATGGCCGCTGCGCGGTGACTGGATGATGCGGCTGGACGAGACCCTGCTGGCCGACGACAGCCTGCTCGAAGCACCCGCCATCCTGGTGGCCCACAGCCTGGGCTGCCAGCTGGTCGCCGCCTGGGCCGCGCACTCGCAGCACACGGCGCGCGTCCACGCTGCGCTGCTGGTCGCGCCGCCGGACCCCGAGCGCGAAGACATGCCGCCGCAGCTGCATGGCTGGCGGCCCATCGTGCGCGGCAAGCTGCCCTTCCCGGCCACCGTGGTGATCAGCAGCGACGATCCCTATTGCGCGCCCGAACGCGCGCTGGCAATGGCGCATGACTGGGGAGCCGAAGTCGTACAGCTCGGAGCGCACGGCCACATCAACACCGAGTCCGGTCTTGGGCTCTGGCCCGAGGGCCAGGTCTTGCTCGACGCCTTGAGCCGCAAACAATAA
- the argC gene encoding N-acetyl-gamma-glutamyl-phosphate reductase — MKHAVFVDGQEGTTGLRIHEYLAKRDDVEVLRIDPDKRKDAAERARLLNAADVAFLCLPDAASREAAAMITNPNTCLIDASTAHRTVPGWVFGLPELAADQRAKLRAAKRIANPGCHASAFILLLRPLVDAGLVSRELAVSATSITGYSGGGKSMIAQYEAGGDARLNSPRPYALGLKHKHLPEMMTHTGLVVAPIFMPIVGNFYKGLSVTVPLHLSQLKAGVTAEALHAALTKHYAGEQFVRVMPLRDPGTLEEGFFDVQGCNDTNRVDLFVFGHDTQVVLMARLDNLGKGASGAAVQAMNVHLGVDEALGL, encoded by the coding sequence ATGAAACATGCAGTATTTGTTGATGGTCAAGAGGGCACGACCGGCCTGCGCATTCATGAATATCTGGCCAAGCGCGACGACGTCGAGGTGCTGCGCATTGATCCCGACAAGCGCAAGGACGCCGCCGAGCGCGCCCGTCTGCTGAACGCTGCCGATGTGGCCTTTCTGTGCCTGCCCGATGCCGCCTCGCGCGAGGCGGCGGCCATGATCACCAATCCCAATACCTGCTTGATCGACGCCAGCACGGCCCACCGCACGGTGCCGGGCTGGGTGTTCGGTCTGCCCGAACTGGCCGCCGACCAGCGTGCCAAGCTGCGCGCCGCCAAGCGCATCGCCAACCCCGGCTGCCATGCCAGCGCCTTCATCCTGCTGCTGCGGCCGCTGGTCGATGCCGGCCTGGTGTCGCGCGAGCTGGCGGTGTCGGCGACGTCCATCACCGGCTACTCCGGTGGTGGCAAGTCGATGATTGCGCAGTACGAGGCGGGTGGAGACGCCCGGCTGAACTCGCCGCGGCCCTATGCCCTGGGGCTGAAGCACAAGCATCTGCCGGAGATGATGACCCACACCGGCCTGGTGGTGGCGCCCATCTTCATGCCCATCGTCGGCAATTTCTACAAGGGCCTGTCGGTGACCGTGCCCCTGCATCTGAGCCAGCTGAAGGCCGGTGTGACGGCCGAGGCCTTGCATGCGGCCCTGACCAAGCACTATGCCGGCGAGCAGTTCGTGCGCGTGATGCCGCTGCGCGACCCGGGCACGCTCGAAGAAGGCTTCTTCGACGTGCAGGGCTGCAATGACACCAACCGCGTCGATCTGTTCGTGTTCGGCCACGATACGCAAGTCGTGCTGATGGCCCGCCTGGACAATCTGGGCAAGGGCGCCAGCGGGGCGGCGGTGCAGGCGATGAACGTCCACCTCGGGGTGGACGAGGCGCTCGGCCTTTAG
- a CDS encoding GNAT family N-acetyltransferase has product MLFNTDIAQDLLQAAENAGLNASAPPQQEMLDGWLIRLSPGKAKRSRCVNALAQGKLPLNELLARCKHAFERAGLPLVVRITPFTQPADLDQQLAALGWEFFDDTRVMLKADLGDLGKVTWPEGCVLHTVGHAEYAQAVGTLRGSSQSAIDAHAERMQQSPVPYVGMLLKRGDELLACGQFVREGALAGLYDIFTVPEQRGQGLGRSLCTQLLSLAREQGARSAYLQVSADNEGARSVYRRMGFVDGYGYHYRTPDLASVY; this is encoded by the coding sequence ATGCTGTTCAACACCGATATCGCCCAAGATCTGCTGCAGGCCGCCGAAAACGCCGGCCTCAATGCCAGCGCCCCACCCCAGCAGGAAATGCTGGACGGCTGGCTGATACGCCTGTCTCCCGGCAAGGCCAAGCGCTCGCGCTGCGTCAACGCGCTGGCCCAGGGCAAGCTGCCGCTCAATGAATTGCTGGCCCGCTGCAAGCACGCCTTCGAACGCGCCGGCCTGCCGCTGGTGGTGCGCATCACGCCGTTCACCCAGCCGGCCGATCTGGACCAGCAACTGGCCGCGCTGGGCTGGGAATTCTTCGATGACACGCGGGTGATGCTGAAGGCCGACCTCGGCGATCTGGGCAAGGTCACCTGGCCCGAGGGCTGCGTGCTGCACACCGTAGGCCACGCCGAATATGCCCAGGCGGTTGGCACCCTGCGAGGCTCCAGCCAGAGCGCGATCGACGCCCACGCCGAGCGCATGCAGCAGTCACCCGTGCCCTATGTGGGCATGCTGCTCAAACGCGGCGACGAGCTGCTGGCCTGCGGCCAGTTCGTCCGCGAAGGCGCATTGGCGGGTCTGTACGACATCTTCACCGTGCCCGAACAGCGCGGCCAGGGCCTGGGCCGCTCGCTGTGCACCCAGCTGCTGAGCCTGGCCCGCGAGCAGGGCGCCCGCAGCGCCTATCTACAGGTCAGCGCCGACAACGAGGGTGCGCGCTCGGTCTATCGGCGCATGGGCTTTGTCGATGGCTACGGTTATCACTACCGTACGCCCGACTTGGCCAGCGTTTATTGA
- a CDS encoding AAA family ATPase, which translates to MAKIFCIANQKGGVGKTTTTVNLAAGLAKVGQRVLVIDLDPQGNATMGSGIDKRQLELSVYDVLLENASIAEARQHSDKAGYDVVGANRELAGAEVELVELERRDQRLKGAISAVAADYDFVLIDCPPSLSMLTLNGLCSAHGVVVPMQCEYFALEGLSDLVNTIKQVHANLNPDLQIIGLLRVMFDPRITLQQQVSEQLKSHFGDKVFDSVIPRNVRLAEAPSYGLPGVVFDPASKGAQAFVDFAKEMVLRVGKM; encoded by the coding sequence ATGGCCAAGATCTTTTGCATTGCCAATCAAAAAGGCGGCGTCGGCAAGACCACCACCACCGTCAACCTGGCCGCCGGTCTGGCCAAGGTCGGACAGCGGGTGCTGGTGATAGACCTGGACCCGCAGGGCAATGCCACGATGGGATCGGGCATAGACAAGCGCCAGCTGGAGCTCAGCGTCTATGACGTGCTGCTGGAGAACGCCAGCATCGCCGAGGCGCGGCAGCACAGCGACAAGGCCGGCTACGACGTCGTCGGTGCCAACCGCGAACTGGCCGGTGCCGAGGTCGAGCTGGTGGAGCTGGAGCGGCGCGACCAACGACTCAAGGGAGCGATCAGCGCCGTGGCCGCCGACTACGACTTCGTGCTGATCGACTGCCCGCCCTCGCTGAGCATGCTGACCCTGAACGGCCTGTGCAGTGCCCATGGTGTGGTCGTGCCCATGCAGTGCGAGTACTTTGCGCTGGAAGGCCTGTCCGATCTGGTCAACACGATCAAGCAGGTCCATGCCAACCTGAACCCGGACCTGCAGATCATCGGCCTGTTGCGCGTGATGTTCGACCCCCGCATCACCCTGCAGCAGCAGGTCAGCGAGCAGCTGAAGTCGCACTTCGGCGACAAGGTGTTCGACAGCGTGATCCCGCGCAATGTGCGTCTGGCCGAGGCCCCGAGCTACGGCCTGCCCGGCGTGGTGTTCGACCCGGCATCCAAGGGCGCGCAGGCCTTTGTCGATTTCGCCAAGGAAATGGTTCTGCGTGTAGGCAAGATGTGA
- the rsmG gene encoding 16S rRNA (guanine(527)-N(7))-methyltransferase RsmG → MLLQRTPDLREPLVQAAHQLGLALSEVQIDQLQAYLALIHKWNQVYNLTAVRQPAAMLTQHLVDSLSLVEPLRRHTQGRRLRVMDVGSGGGLPGVVLAIVMPELTVVCVDAVAKKTSFIQQVAAELRLPNLRGEHSRVEQLKTEPFDVITSRAFASLVDFTQLTRQHLKPGAIWLAMKGQTPQDEMDALAADVTVFHVEQLNVPGLDAQRCLVWLRPTI, encoded by the coding sequence ATGCTGCTGCAACGAACCCCCGATCTACGTGAACCCCTGGTCCAGGCCGCCCATCAACTGGGCCTGGCCCTGAGCGAGGTCCAGATCGATCAGCTCCAGGCCTATCTGGCCCTGATCCACAAATGGAACCAGGTCTACAACCTGACCGCCGTGCGCCAGCCTGCCGCGATGCTGACCCAGCATCTGGTCGACAGCCTCAGCCTGGTCGAGCCGCTGCGTCGCCACACCCAGGGCCGGCGCTTGCGCGTGATGGATGTGGGCAGCGGCGGCGGCCTGCCCGGTGTGGTGCTGGCCATCGTCATGCCCGAGCTGACCGTGGTCTGCGTCGATGCGGTGGCCAAGAAGACCAGCTTCATCCAGCAGGTGGCGGCCGAGTTGCGCCTGCCCAATCTGCGCGGCGAGCACTCCCGAGTCGAGCAGCTGAAGACCGAACCCTTTGATGTGATCACCTCGCGCGCCTTCGCCTCGTTGGTGGATTTCACCCAGCTGACCCGTCAGCACCTGAAGCCCGGAGCCATCTGGCTGGCGATGAAGGGCCAGACACCGCAGGACGAGATGGATGCCCTGGCCGCCGACGTCACCGTGTTTCACGTGGAACAACTGAACGTGCCCGGCCTCGACGCCCAGCGTTGCCTGGTCTGGTTGCGCCCGACAATCTGA